The DNA window ACGTACTGGAGATGCTACGAGTTGAATTCTGAAAGGCATGGCTTCAGTAAATTTTAATTGCCTACTTGCCTTTGAAGAGATCGTAAACAATGGTCTAGTAGCACACTGGTCAGGActgcagcagtgctgctgtgttaATGATTCAAATGTGCTGACTTTTCACTTATTACTTACTTCCACAGCCAGATTTATGAGGCTACTGCAGGTATGGggaactatgtgtgtgtgtgtgtctgtttgcaaTCTTTGAAAGTGGCTCACCATCCTGCTGCTTCACCAGTCCTTGGTGGATATAGCGAATATAGGTGAAGAAGTTGCAGACAGAGGTGATCTAGGACAGGAAGGAAAGATTTAACACAAAGCACTAACTACAGGAAACAGATGCATACACACAGTTCATTCATACTTCAAAGCCTCGAAGGACATTGTGAGATTTTAAAACCCATTCTGAATAACTCTCAATTGGACAAGTCGCGTGAGAACTTAATAGTGGTTGTGTATGAAAGCACTCCAGGCTGAACAGAGTCTTATCAGGACAGTACGAGGTCTGGAAGTACTCACCCGGTATCGACAGAAAGGGGAGACGTAGTAGTAGTTGCTGGAGTCCCCAAACTTGATTCTGTGCTTGCATGTTTTAGTCTGGCCGCTGAGGGCACATTTTCTGTAGACAGAACagcaagggttttttttttttcttcaaatataCATTACTTCTGAATTTCTCAAAAGCAGCTACAACAGACACAGTGtgaaaatcaagcaggttcatGGGCACTATCTTTACCTTATCCACATTCTACCAACACACGCGAACCAGTTAAGCAGCACTGCTGCTTAAATGTCTACTCCAGATACTGAGGGGAAAACGAGAAGCAGAAAAAGCTAACAGAGAAACGGGACTGCATGGGGAAAGATGAAAGGATAGAAGAAAACAGCaagcaaaagagaaagagagagagagagagagcgggagggaGAACACTGGCCACTTACGTGACTATTTCAGACCTCCTGCCACTAGAGGGTGCCCATTCGAATGTACAGAACATAATAGAAGAAAGgaacaaagaaaacagaaatatggAAATAAATGCTGACAGAGGCAGTGCAGCAGTCACTTCAAAGAAGGGGACGTCACGAGTTGTGATgcaatgaatgtgtgagagggCAGGTAAAAGCCTGAGAGTGACTTGAGTGGTATGATTCAGTGGTCTACATTGACATACATCACAACGGTGTTCGTGGCTTTGTCTAAAGACAAATGGTTGCATTTTTTTTGAATATCCCACACATTTTGCTTCAAGCTGTCACCAACTTTTCAGCTCACCTCATTAAATGCGTAGAGTATACAGtgtacacaacactacactccTATTAATAGACTGACTCAGGATTCAGAGCTGCACAGATGACAGCACTGTCTTGCTTTACTAATTTAAGTCTATTTAAAGACTTACAGGGCTCCAGGGCCCTTCTTTGCAATACTTTGTACGGAAAAGCAAGAACTGtacccttttttaaaaaaaatgtataataagaAACAAGCAGATTTAGCTTTAGCTTGATTCTAGGTGCGCCAGTAAGGATCTAATATCCCTCAGAACAGTATTTTTTAACTAAACTGATATATTAGCaagtgaaatcatcttaaatctagtGAATATATCTAGTATTTCTCATTTAAATATCGTTGTTTGCTGTAACGAGGCTCTGGATCCTCTGGAGCGGCCGGGGGGCTAATCCAGCTAGCCCCCGGCCGCTCCAGAGGATCCAGAGCCTCGTTACATTAGCATATTAGTTATTTACCCTATTTCTTAGATGTTTTACATAGTGTATTCACAGAAAGTGTCTTGTTCCAGCCCCAGACTATACTTATTATGAGAAATAattcttaaaacaaacaaactgatcTGCCAGTGGAATCCAGATAAAATCACTTCAATCACGTCAATAAAACGCTAGAAATAATTTCAATAATATTCTTTTCAATAATCCATAACGAGACTTTAGATATATACACAACATGTGTGATGTTTTAacttaatatatttttgtagtAAAATATAGGCATTGCCTTTGCATCAGAGTTCACAAATAATATAAGGTTATTACATTCAGAAATTCAGCCCAACTCCTATGTATTTGCTGGTGTTTGATAAATAACTACATGAATCTAGACTGTGGTGTGAAAATTGCTCAAAAGAGCTCACACCAATTACAAAGAAATACAGTTAAGCAGTGAAATTTCTTTCATAATTAAAAACACTCAACCTCTGCTGAGATGTGTTGTGAATTCAGGAGCAGAAACAGCTTTAAGTGTAGAGTTATTAATGTTTGTCTAAAACCTCCACGGGTGATTGGCAGTACTCACTTGGGCCCCCCACACTCCACAGCTGAAGCTTTAACTACAGGCAGTGGCTGAAATCCCACTGGCTCCACACTCAGCGTGTTCTGCTCTACTGCCTCTAGGATTGCTGACCCCAACTATGGACAGAGCAAATAACAAAAAGTGTAATTAATTACAGCAGGTTTCTCCAGTAAGTGCTTTGTGTCAGATTTGCTCACTGAAGCTCATTTCTATGTTTATCTTCTTATTGAATTAAGTCAAAAGTATAGTTTCAAGCTGTTTGcttgtatttaaaaattatattaataattccCGAAGTTTCCCTTTCCCGAACTGTCTCTTTTAAGAtattataaatgtttgttacaAATTAGGTTAGGTATAAATTAACACAAATACACTGTAAACGTAAACTACGCTATTGAACTATTCTGCAGCTgatttttaaaggctaagcagcagcgatatgaaagtgtcaaacaaataaatacagtggaatttgagttcctaacttgtgtttattgatagtcaaaaaacatgttatttctcactaattcaaggaataaggtttaaaagaccgtccccccccccaacggtgttgggaaactctaataggcgtcttgcctgtgacgtagatggtggacaacactctagaagctgcacttaatttaatgcaaaatgaggaaaaggtgtgttgtttgtggctgcaatcattcaatgtacagtgggacatctgtgcacaaatgacccaaagatcccaaaatatccagaaaatggactaaatttgtcaactttaaacgggcactttggaaaggaccatccgctcactccgttatctgtagctcacttcactggcgcttttccaacaatatgggcatgtaaggacacaaacgaaaggtgttcaagagcctctgtaacatggaggtaaacagggtaaggacactcacttcgcctgttttagttggtgttagttaacgttagcttgactcgctaaactcggtggctcagattatactcggctacgtagctgcattacagaggtttatagtgtcggatgaattcgagttcgacttcgatcacatttacaagaataacggtgcctctaaatttgagtttagcttattgctaggctattgtcatgaataatgttggttatttagctagatactgtcataacagtcagtcataacggtgttttaccgcggcgttgttcagctgttgtccaccagtgacgtcacggttgcgttcaagaatttccgtagcgagttTCGGGTTTTTCCAtccatttaataaaattgtcagttttaaagcaagttaagctgctattttcattttaattcagacttatatatgttagtaactaaaataatgtgaaatattcatggaagtCCATTAAGTGTTGTTTAGCCTTTAATGCATTCGTACAATTTCATCACATTTAGTGCAGGtgtgaaagaaaagaaatataaattgtTATATAATTGTAATCGGATCCATCTAAATACTATTTAAGCACCTGCTGAGAAGCTGGTTAATCACTGagtaaaatgaaaagaaatttaAAGCTGCATTAAATTCATAAGCTTGTCAACAAGAAAATAAAGATCAACATTTAACAGATGTGTTGTGATACACACAGAACAAATGACACACAAGGGCACATAGTTTAGTGTGCGATACACTAACAAATATCAAAACGGAGGGCGTGACGTTAAGTGAATACTCAAACTAAACTAACCAAGATGATTATTTCTGTAGGTTAATTTGTGTGAAACATCAGTAATTAATCCACCTCATTTTCCCCTTCCCCCTCACATTCTGAGCACAGTTTTCAATTATTTCTGCTTAATTATAATTGAATTCCATTACATTTCAGTGTAATAAAAGGAGTATTCAGAGTTATAAAATGATGAAGCAGCGTGTTTGTTTGCCATTCTTTCTGTATGACGCTATTCTGCTGATTCTAGGGCGGCTACCATCAATTAAAGATTTAGCTGAAGAATCAGTTCTGGGATCACAGTCATTTCTAGATATGAACAGTGAACTATAAgcttataaaatataaactaataTAGGACATCCAGTTGCATAAGCAACAACAAAATACAATAGCACATTCATGCCAAATTATACCAACATAAATTTATGGAAAGGTGGAGGACAACCAggaactggacaagtggttacagacaatgaagaaatgaatgaatgtatgagttCTGAATAAATGCAATGGTCAGATCTTGGTGTGGCTTCTGGTGTAAAAACCAACATGACATTTACCTACGAAATATGTGCAAACAGCCAACGTTCTCGACTGGACAGGTTCGATACGACAGCACGTTGCCAACCACAAGAGTGCAGTCTTTGTACATTACTCAATGGTCTTGCACAttacagagcacacacacacacacacagacacacctcgCTCTTGCAGAAGGTGAGGCATGGATAAATGTCCTCTCTATAAATCCGGTCAAGGAAAGAGCAGCTCCTCTCCAGAGTGGGCTCCTCCTTCCATGCCTTAAACTCGTTGAACAGAAGGGAgtccacctacacacacacacacacacacaacataacaGATTAAGATGAACAGCACAAAATAAAGGGCAAAATGAGCATCCTATTAAATaggaataaaaaatgtaattaaatataatattatatttaataagcaGCCTATTAAAAGTATACAACAAAATGAACTACACATATGTTTCATTAACAATGTTAGAAaccactatttaaaaaaattacttaAAACGTGCTCCCATTCAAATACGGAACTATTTTAAATTGTTGAGTAGTTTTATACTGAACAGAAGAGCACTcgattttgttttatattatagcCCTGGAGTCCTAAACATGCTGTTCCTTTAGCAGTGTTATTAGGGTAGACAGCAGTGCTGGTTCCCTCTTAACAAGGGCTGTTCTGACACAGTGTTGGCAAGCCTAGTAATCACAATCCTGACAAGGAAGACCAGTGAATCTGACATAGATAAAAGGAGAGTGAGTTCTTCCTACTGCACACGTGTgggatacacatacacatactacAGCTTTATACCTGAACTGATATCATATCGTGCATCATGGCAAAGATGATTTTGCCTGCATATGCCATATGTATTATGTATATGCAATAACGTCCACCCTTATGCTTATATCTGGAATTCTTTAACACTTATTCTGTGGAAGTGCCTAAACGATACACTAACACTGCATTAAGAAATAACACTGTTATTGCTGATGAATTCCTTCTACaaaaattgttggtgcacgtcttcctggcgcatctgtgaccaaggcagcaagtctttgtgatgtatcaagagccatggTATCCAGGGAAATGTCAGCAGAAGGACgtaacacatccaacaggattaactgtggacacaagaggaagctgtctgaaaagaatgttcgggtgctaacaaggattgtatccaaaaaacatcacggcagaattaaatgtgcacctcaactctcctgtttccaccagaactgtccgtcgggagctccacagggtcaatacacacggccgggctgctatagccaaacctttggtcactcatgccaatgacaaacgtcggtttcaatggtgcaaggagcgcaaatcttgggctgtggacaatgtaaaacatgtattgttctctgatgagtccatctttactgttttccccacatccgggagagttacggtgtggaaaagccccaaagaagcgtaccacacagactgttgcatgcccagagagaagcatgggggtggatcagtgatggtttgggctgccgtatcatggcattcccttggcccaatacttgtgctagatgggcgcgtcactgccaaggactactgaaccattctggaggatccatgtgcatccaatggttcaaacattgtgtcctgaaggtggtgccgtgtatcaggacgacaatgcaccaatacacacagcaagactggtgaaagactggtttgatgaacatgaaagtgaagttgaacatctcccatggcctgcacagtcaccagatctaaatattattgagccactttggggagttttggaggagcgagtcaggaaacgttttcctccaccagcatcacgtagtgacctggccactatcctgcaagaagaatggcttaaaatcgctctgaccactgtgcaggacttgtatatgtcattcccaagatgaactgacgctgtactggccgcaaaaggaggccctacaccatactaataaatcattgtggtctaaaaccaggtgtttcagtttcattgtccaactccTCTACATGCCCCTTCCCATTTAATTATTTGgaagtaatattttaaatattttaataatttcactcacacaaactctaCCAAAGTTGTGTACCGCTAATGTTCATGAACTAAAACACATTGCCACACCTCCCCAAGGAGTCAAAGTGGTAACTGTCCAGTTACAACCCCCTAAGACTTGAAATAAAAGGTAATGACATGCAGCTGTTGTACCCAACACAAAGCCCTCAAATTAAGGCAGAAATTATTCAACAAAACGTCATGaactttgtttctttttaaacagaaacTGCTGAATACATTGCACTATAAAGGGAGCACATGCACCATGACTTATGGCCTGCACTATCCGTGTGATAAATGTTTCTGTCAAGCCTGGAGAGAGCAAAGTGAATAGATTTTTCCTGCCTCTTTGCAGTCGCGTACTATGGGCTGAGGCAGGCTGAGCTCCTGCTGGCTGCCGAGGATGGCGCTGCTGGTGCTCTTGTTGCGTGCATGCCCTTTCTTGAATGGGGCCTTAGAACCAGACGGGAGTTCCTTGCACGGTGAAGTGGGAGAGGTGGACAGAACCAGGGTCTTCAAAGCGGCCACTTCGGCCTGAAGAACATCAATCTGCATGCAGGGAGGCAAATagtggaaaaaagaaagatagaGATGGTTACAATTTTTTATTGCTGCGTTCATAGGTTGCTTATTCATAGCTGTTATTTAGGTTATTCAAAGTGATGCGCATTTGTTGAtgttcaaaatgtaaaaatatacacCCACAATTTATATAATAAGCTAATATTATAGGCATTGGAGCTGT is part of the Hoplias malabaricus isolate fHopMal1 chromosome 4, fHopMal1.hap1, whole genome shotgun sequence genome and encodes:
- the rab3ip gene encoding rab-3A-interacting protein isoform X2; the protein is MANEPLEGFHEVNLASPTTPDLHGIADPRPPKPSVPPSTLYRTHSLTSAPCPPNALYVDQLPTQPVYPAPRNLGNDEPHNGSVPGLEASQEVGSVEGGALLGEEGEDPLSLSTDSLSRLRSPSVMEVREKGYERLKEELAKAQREAHKMVREANVKQATAEKQLKEAHGKIDVLQAEVAALKTLVLSTSPTSPCKELPSGSKAPFKKGHARNKSTSSAILGSQQELSLPQPIVRDCKEVDSLLFNEFKAWKEEPTLERSCSFLDRIYREDIYPCLTFCKSELGSAILEAVEQNTLSVEPVGFQPLPVVKASAVECGGPKKCALSGQTKTCKHRIKFGDSSNYYYVSPFCRYRITSVCNFFTYIRYIHQGLVKQQDAEQMFWEVMQLRKEMSYAKLGYYRDEL